Part of the Terriglobales bacterium genome, TCCGGAGCGCGCCGTCGACCGAGCCATGGGGCTGGGAAACATTTCTCCAACCCTGCCCTTTATAAAAAAGAAGGCGGTGGAACTGCTCAAGGCGAACTATTCCAGTAACGAAGAGGCTTCGCGGATGATCCCGGCGGGATTAGCCGAGTATTACCGGCAAAGCGACCCGGTCACCTCGTCGCAGCGCGGCAAGGATATATCGAAGGCTGGCGCTGAGATTGCCGCAATCTACAATCGGAATGTGTTTCCCGAACTCAAGGTCACCTGGGGCACGTATCCCAACAATCTCGGACACACCGATTTCTTGGGGTGCTTCCGTTGCCACGACGGCTCGCACTCCACCTCCGATCAGAAGGCAACGATTACGCAGGATTGCAGCACGTGCCACGAGCCGCTCGCCATCGAAGAGGCATCTCCTGGGGTATTGAAGACGCTTGGTCTTGAAGAACGCATTACCAGCCTGCAAAAACCCTGAAGCTAAAGGAGCTAAACGATTTGGGATCAGATGGTACGTCCGTTGCAGAATCCTCTCGTGCGCCGCGAGAATCTGATTACCAGAGCCTGTTGAGGAGGAAGAGCGGATGTCCCTTACGCTAATTGGCATTTGCCTTGCGGGATTGTGCCTGGTGATTGTAATTTGGATCAGACGCAGGAGAGATATGCGGGAGCTGGAGCTGCATAGCATTACACCAGAGGCTCTCCATGCATTGTTGGCCTCGAATCAAAAGTTACCACTTTTTGATGTTCGCCAGCCCCTGGATTTGTTGGCCGATTCCGAGATTATCGCTGGCGCAACCAGGATTCCACCAAAAGAGCTGCTTCAGAGTCCATCCCTCATCCCGAACGATAAAGATGCTGTCATTTACTGCACCTGCCCTGGTGATAAAACCAGTCGAGCTGTCTTGCATCGAGCGCAGTCTCTGCATTTCACCAGGATCAAATTCCTCAGGGGTGGACTGGCAGCCTGGAAAGCAAAGGGCTATCCGGTTGAGCCGTACCTGAAGTCTTTCCACCTCGACACCAGGACCTAGCTTTACCTTTGACGGGATACGTCGGGAATGGCGGCACGCCTTCGCTCGCCGCGACCCGTCGGAGGACGAGGTCCGAAGCCGGAAATGCATCCGGCTCGGCAAGCGCGCGGAGCGCGGCATACTGCGCAGTCGTGTTCGCGCCCCTGACATTCCTCGCGGCTAACGACTCTCGCTGAAGCGCTCTTCCTTCCAGGGATCGCCGTGCATGTTGTAGCCGTTCTGCTCCCAGAAGCCGGCGATGTCGCGATTGAGAAATTCCAGGCCACGCACCCACTTCACCGACTTCCAGCCATAGAGATGGGGAACGATCAGGCGCAGCGGATAGCCGTGCTCGGGGGTGAGCGGCTCGCCGTCGTGGTGAGTGGCGAAGAGGACGTTGTCGCGGTCGAGGTCGGCGAGCGGAATGTTCGCGGTGTATCCCTGCTCGGCATGAACCAGGACGAAGGCTACACCCGGCTGGAGCCGGACAAGGCGAAGGATCTGGCGGAAGCCGACACCTTCCCAATGATTGTCGAAGCGGCTCCAGCGGGTGACGCAATGGAAGTCGCTTGTGACGGAGGTCTTCGGAAGGGCGTCGAACTCAGCCCACGTCAAACGAAGCGGGGCTTCCACGAGTCCGTAGAGGCGGAAATCCCAGGTGGCGGGATCGAAGCGCGGAATCGATCCATAGTGCAGCACCGGCCATTTCAGCGTGGCCGATTGCCCGGGTGGCAACCGGTGCTCCTGCCGCATCTTCTTCTCCAGTTCCCTGCGTTCATTGCCTTCAAATAGCATTCAGCGTCTCGCCTGCGTGAGGTCCCAAGAATCTGATCCGCGGAGTGCGAGGAAGTTGCAAATTGTGTCAGGTCGCGCCGGCGCGCCTCCTCCTTGGCCTCGCCACTTGCCAGCCGGGTGCAAGTTGCCTATAGTCGCGTGCCCGGAATAGGGGAGCGTCGAAAGGACACGGAAGAAGTGGCTCATTATCTGCTGGGAGTAGATATCGGGGGCACAAAGGTTGCTGCCGGACTGGTGAACGATCAGGGCGCTCTGGTATTTAAGACGCGCAATCCCATGAATCCGACGGGCACGGCGGAAGAGGGCTTTGCGGCCGTGCGCACTGCAATCGATTCCACGTTCGCGCAAAACCCAGGCCTAAAGGTGGAGGGGATCGGCATCATTTCGCCCGGTCCGCTCGATCCCAAGCGGGGCGTAGTCATCAATCCTCCGAACATTCCTGGCTGGCGGAATTTCGAACTGGCCAAGGAAGTGGAGCGCGCGTACCACCTTCATGTCCTGCTGGATAACGATGCCAATGCCGCCGGCCTCGCCGAAGCGGTCTGGGGCGTTGGCAAAGGGTACGAGAACGTACTGTACGGCACGTTGGGCACAGGCTTTGGTACCGGAATTATTCTCCATGGCCGCATATATCACGGGCGCACTGGCGCGGCGGCCGAAGGCGGACACGTATCGATCGACTATCGCGGCGCCGTGTACTGCAATTGTGGCAAGCCGGGATGCATCGAGGGATTGGTATCGGGGACTGGAATCGCGCGACGTGCCCGGGAGAGGGTGGCAAAGGGTGGACAGGCTGGAGCCACGATTCTCGAGCTTGCGGGCGGCCGAATTGAGAACGTCCACGGAGAAACCGTAGGATCGGCATGGCATCGGGGCGATCCGCTGGCCAAAGAAATTTTGCAGGAGACCGCGGATTTTCTCACCGTTTGGGTGGGCAATATGATCGATGTGCTGGAGCCGGACGTAATCGTTTTCGGAGGCGGTGTCAGCGAGTTGATGCATCCCTGGTTCAGTTACATCCAGCAGCAGGCGCCGAAGTGGTCGGTGAATCAGCGCGCAGCGGAAATCCCACTGCTGGAGGCGAAATTCGGCGCCGATGCCGGGATCGCTGGTGCGGCGGCGCTCTGCCTGGGGATCAAAGCGAGTGCGTCGAGCGGCGTCACTGACTGAGAAAACACCTCAGGAATTGGTGAAGTCCTGTCCTGAAGAGCATTCGTTACAGCAACCATTTAAACTAGTCGCCCAGCATCACAAATGAGGACCAGCCATGGCTGTTAAGCCGATCACCTTTGCAAAGGGCAAACACGACATTTCATTGCTTCCTGGGATGGCGAATCGCCATGGATTGATTGCCGGCGCTACCGGGACCGGAAAGACCATCACGCTGCAAGTCCTGACCGAGCAATTCAGCGAGCGCGGTGTGGCGGTGTTCTTGGCGGATGTGAAAGGCGACCTGGGGGGTATCAGTCAGCCCGGTGGAGACAGTTCAAAGGTACAGGAGCGAGTGAAGGAGCTCAAACTCAGCGCTTACAAACCCACTGGCTATCCGGTGGTCTTCTGGGATGTCTTCGGGGAGCAGGGCCATCCAGTGCGAGCCACCATCTCGGAAATGGGACCGCTCTTGCTCAGCCGCATGTTGAACCTCAACGAAACACAAACCGGAGTGCTCAGCATTGTCTTCAAAGTGGCCGACGACACCGGATTACTGCTGCTGGACATGAAAGACCTGCGGGCGATGCTGGAATATGTCAATGAGCATGCGGCGGAGATTCAGGGACAGTATGGCAACGTCTCTGCCGCCAGTGTGGGCTCAATTCAGCGCGGATTGCTCTCGCTTGAGCAGCAGGGAGGCGAGAAGTTCTTTGGTGAGCCAGCTCTGAATCTTGAAGATCTGCTGCAGAGCGACGCCAGCGGCAGGGGCATGATCAACATTCTGATGGCGGGCAAGTTGATGCAGACGCCGAAACTCTATGCCACGTTCCTGTTGTGGATGCTCTCCGAGCTGTTCGAGCAGCTGCCTGAAATTGGCGATCCCGAGAAACCCAAGCTGGTTTTCTTTTTCGACGAAGCGCATCTGTTGTTCAGTGACGCACCCAAGATTCTGCTCGACCGCATCGAGCAAGTCGTGCGCCTGATCCGCAGCAAAGGGATTGGAGTGTACTTGGTGACGCAGAATCCTTTGGACGTGCCTGACACCGTGCTCGGCCAACTGGGGAACCGGGTGCAGCACGCGCTGCGGGCTTTCACACCGAAAGATCAGAAGGCAGTCAAAGCCGCCGCTGAGACGTTCCGCGCCAATCCCGGGCTGGACGTCGCCAAGGCCATAACCGAACTGGCGGTAGGTGAAGCCCTGATAT contains:
- a CDS encoding rhodanese-like domain-containing protein; this encodes MRELELHSITPEALHALLASNQKLPLFDVRQPLDLLADSEIIAGATRIPPKELLQSPSLIPNDKDAVIYCTCPGDKTSRAVLHRAQSLHFTRIKFLRGGLAAWKAKGYPVEPYLKSFHLDTRT
- a CDS encoding sulfite oxidase-like oxidoreductase, with protein sequence MLFEGNERRELEKKMRQEHRLPPGQSATLKWPVLHYGSIPRFDPATWDFRLYGLVEAPLRLTWAEFDALPKTSVTSDFHCVTRWSRFDNHWEGVGFRQILRLVRLQPGVAFVLVHAEQGYTANIPLADLDRDNVLFATHHDGEPLTPEHGYPLRLIVPHLYGWKSVKWVRGLEFLNRDIAGFWEQNGYNMHGDPWKEERFSESR
- a CDS encoding ROK family protein: MAHYLLGVDIGGTKVAAGLVNDQGALVFKTRNPMNPTGTAEEGFAAVRTAIDSTFAQNPGLKVEGIGIISPGPLDPKRGVVINPPNIPGWRNFELAKEVERAYHLHVLLDNDANAAGLAEAVWGVGKGYENVLYGTLGTGFGTGIILHGRIYHGRTGAAAEGGHVSIDYRGAVYCNCGKPGCIEGLVSGTGIARRARERVAKGGQAGATILELAGGRIENVHGETVGSAWHRGDPLAKEILQETADFLTVWVGNMIDVLEPDVIVFGGGVSELMHPWFSYIQQQAPKWSVNQRAAEIPLLEAKFGADAGIAGAAALCLGIKASASSGVTD
- a CDS encoding DUF853 domain-containing protein — translated: MAVKPITFAKGKHDISLLPGMANRHGLIAGATGTGKTITLQVLTEQFSERGVAVFLADVKGDLGGISQPGGDSSKVQERVKELKLSAYKPTGYPVVFWDVFGEQGHPVRATISEMGPLLLSRMLNLNETQTGVLSIVFKVADDTGLLLLDMKDLRAMLEYVNEHAAEIQGQYGNVSAASVGSIQRGLLSLEQQGGEKFFGEPALNLEDLLQSDASGRGMINILMAGKLMQTPKLYATFLLWMLSELFEQLPEIGDPEKPKLVFFFDEAHLLFSDAPKILLDRIEQVVRLIRSKGIGVYLVTQNPLDVPDTVLGQLGNRVQHALRAFTPKDQKAVKAAAETFRANPGLDVAKAITELAVGEALISTLDEKGMPGIVERALVFPPQSKLGPITPEQQRQIIQQSVLFGHYEQAVDRESAYERLKQKAGASPAPLPAGQEQPTSGWSLGSVLGQLGLGGAGTPASRGRGRPPETLAQAMAKSAARAMGSSVGRQIVRGIMGSILGSSRSSRY